The Vicinamibacterales bacterium DNA window CCACGTCGTTGAGCACGCCCTTGCCCGGAACGCGCGCGCCGACGGCCACCGAACCGATCGCCACCAGCGCGGCAGCCAGCGGCAGGTCGAGCGGCAGGTCGAGCGCGACCGCGGCACAGACCGCAGCCGCGGCAGCCCCCGACACGACGCTCGACAACCGGGCGCCCAGCGCGGCCGCGAGACGGGCGTACTCGATGAACGCCAGCACCAGGACGGCCTCCGCCACGAGGAGGAGCGGCACCGGTCCGAGGAACCAGATGCAGCTGAAGAAGATCGGAATGAGAACCAGAGCGGAGCAGATACGGAGCAGCATGCGGGCTATTTCGCCCCTATCGTCTGGCGGCCCGGCTGGATGCCGCCATAGCGGCGATCGCGCTTCTGATACGCGACGATCGCCTCGAGCAGGTGACGGCACCGGAAATCCGGCCAGAACGTGTCGGTGACCCAGATCTCCGAGTAGGCAATCTGCCAGAGCAGGAAGTTGCTGACGCGCATTTCGCCGCTCGTCCGGATGAGCAGGTCGGGATCGGGCTGGCCGGCGGTGTAGAGGAACTGGCCGAATCGCGCCTCGTCGAGTTCGGCAGCCTGCACACCGCTCTCGATCACGCGACGCACCGCGTCCACGATCTCGGCGCGCCCGCCGTAGTTCAGCGCGATGTTGAATTGCATCCCGGCGTTGCCGGCCGTCCGTTTCGCCGCGTCCGACAGTTCCTGCCGGACGTCGGCATCGAGCGCCTCGGGCCGTCCAATGACCATGAAACGGATGTTGTTCTGCAGGAGGGTGTTCAGCTCCAGGCGCACGTAGTGCTTGAGGAGCGTCATCAGCGTGGACACCTCCGACCGCGGCCGTTTCCAGTTCTCGACCGAGAACGCATAGAGGGTCAGCACCGGTACGCCGAGGCG harbors:
- a CDS encoding isoprenyl transferase, producing the protein MSLEQVLAWVSPGSPEEALVRQVDFARMPAHIAIIMDGNGRWAAKRHQPRVEGHRAGIDAVRDVVETSARLGVPVLTLYAFSVENWKRPRSEVSTLMTLLKHYVRLELNTLLQNNIRFMVIGRPEALDADVRQELSDAAKRTAGNAGMQFNIALNYGGRAEIVDAVRRVIESGVQAAELDEARFGQFLYTAGQPDPDLLIRTSGEMRVSNFLLWQIAYSEIWVTDTFWPDFRCRHLLEAIVAYQKRDRRYGGIQPGRQTIGAK